The Lewinella sp. 4G2 nucleotide sequence GGGAGCGAGCAAAAGCTCACCTCCTCACGGGGTTGCTGATCTTGTTGATTGGTGGCTCACTTTGTTTCGGATCTCTCACCGTGGGGCCGGGTATTAATATTCACTGATCGCCATCTATTTAGCGTTTTATCTAGCCAACAAAAAAGCCGCGACCGAAGTAATTCGATCGCGGCTTTTGTTTGCGGCAGCGGAAGGATTAGCCCTCCTTATCGCAGGTTTTGGCGCAGCTCTTAGCGCAACCTTTCTTGGCGGTGTCCTTCGGCTTGCAGCAGTTGGCTAGGCCTTCGACAGCCTTGGGTCGGGCGGGAACGTCATCCGCAGCGTAGCCGGTATTGGCGATGGCCTGGCGGAGGGTAGCTACGTCGACCAATTTGTCGTCGTACTTGATCTTTACTTTTTTGGTGACGAGATCCAACTCAGCCTTGGCGACGCCCTCAATGGCGAGCAGGTTCTTTTCGATGCTCGTTTTGCACATTTCGCAAACGGCGGAAGTCTGGATGACCACCTTCTTCGGTGGGGCCGCCATGGCGATAAAAGCAAAGACGGCAACTAGGATGGGGAGTAAACGCATGGTATTCTGTTTGAGATTCTAAAGATACGGCTGTCAGCGATTTGTGGCTGAATCCAGTACTGATTTTGAAGATTCGTTAACGTTGGCAAATCTACTCTACCGTATACCGAATGCCAACGTAGCCCCGCGCCCCAAAAATTGGTTGGTAGACCTGGGTAGCGTCGAAGTAATCCCCCGTAAACGGCGCATCCGCACCGATGATGGCGTTGGATTGCTGCACGTTCGTCAGGTTCTCGCCACCGAAGTAGATCTCGGTTTTCGAATTGGCGACGTAGGTAACCTGGGCCGTCACCAAGCCGAAGCCCGGAGAGCGTTGCGGTTGGGTGATGACGACGGATTCCGGAATCGGCCCAAAGTCGATCAAGCGCTGTTCGCCTACGTACTGGTAGTTGAGGTGGGCTTTGATGCGGGCGCCGTCGTAGCCAACGGTCGCCAAGTAACGGTGCTTCGGCGTTAGGGGGACTTCCCGCAGGCCGCCCTCCCGGTAGGTTTGCTGGACGTCGTTATACTTGTACGCCAGTTTAACGTCAATCAGGGGCAATACCTCGTAGTTGAGGCTGAGCAGTAAGCTATTGGCGCGGCTCTGGCCGTCAAGTTGGTAGAGGCGGAGGGTTCGGTAGTCCTGGTCCGCATCCACAATGATCTGGTCGGTGAAATCGGTGCGGTAGACGTCCAGGACCAGTTCCATATCCCTGCCATTGACGTCGATGTGGCCGGTGACGTTACCTCCGTAGTTCCATGCGGATTCCAAGCCGACAAAGCCGGGGTTTGCTCCCGCTCCAGTATCGCTACTACCGGCGGCTACCTGCCGGCTGGAGGGCAACCAATTCAGGTTGTCCACGAGTAGGTTGGGGGAGCGCCAGCCGCGCCCGGCGGAGGCCCGCACGGCAAATTGCTCGCTGGGGTTGTACTTCACGTTGAGGCGGGGACTGATCTGGGTGCCACCGAGGTTATGTTCTTCCACCCGTAGGCCGGCAATCAGGGTGAAGGCGCGGTAGGGAGCACCCTTTCGGTCTTCCTCCCAGGAGTAGGTGTACTCGCCGAAGGCACCCACCGTCGTCTCGTCGCGGCTGAAATCTTGCTCGCCAAACTGCTCATTGAAAGCATCCGAACGGATGGTGCCCCCGGTACTTAACTGGTGGCGGTCGTTTACGATGCGGGTTTGGTAAAGGCCATTGAAGTACAGGGAGGTCTGTTCCCCGGTGTGCAGCCGAGTACCGTAGCGATTATTCAGCTCGTGGAAGCTGGCGCTGTAGATGGTACCGAGGGATTGGTGGGCTTTCTTGAAGCCGAAGAATCCCGTTTTACCCCAGGCTTCGAGACGGCGGTTGTCCTGAATGATGCGGTAGGGGTTTGGCCCGGCGGCGTCCACCTGCCCACCCTCGTGGTAATCCTTTACGCCGAGCAGGTTCCACTGCCCCTCCCAGTTGCTACCTCCGTTCTTAAAGAGCCGGAGGAGCCCGACGCCAGTTTCCCGGATCGGCATATCCCGGAAGTCATCTCCGTCAAAATCATGCTCGGGGGCGGTGACGGAGCCGTGGGCCGCGCCACCCAAGTACCAGTTTTCGCCGATCTGGTGGTTGCTAAGTACGTTGATTTCTCCGCGTCCCTGCGTGCCGGCGAAAGCATTTAAAAACAGCTTGGGTCCGTTGACGGGTTTGATCAGTTCCGTATTGATCTCGCCGGTCATTCCCTGCGCGCCGCTTTCCAGGCTGCCGCTTCCTTTGCCCACCTGGATGCCCTGCACCCACGGCCCGGGGATTAACGCGAGGGCGTAAGGGCTGGCCAACCCGTCGAGCATCGGCCGTTTTTCCAGGGTCAGTTGGGTGTAGTTGCCGCGCAGGCCCAGCATCTGGATCTCCCGGCGGCCCGTCAGCGGATCCCCATAGGTGAGGTCCACTACCGCGCTATTTTCGAAGCTCTCGGCGAGGCTACAACACGGCGCTTTTCGGAGTTCTTTCGATGTGATGCTTTCCACGTTGCGGGTCTTCAGCACCGAGGCGGAGTTGCCGTTATCGCGGGCGGTGACCGTCACGTCGCCGAGGGTGGTATTCGCCTCCACGAGCGTAACGTCGTAGTAGGTTTGGGACCCATCGTAGGTCAGCGTCATCGGTTCGAAGCCGAGGTAGGAGATGGTGAAGTGGTCCTGTCCCTCCACCAGATCCAGACTAAACGTCCCCTCAGTATCCACCGTCGTGCCGGTGCCGTTCTCCCACTTCACGGTGGCGCCGGTGAGTGGATACTGGTCTTCGTCGACCACCTTCCCCTGCACCTGCGCCAGCGCCCAGATCGGAGAGAAAAGAAGGAATAGAAGTAAAGAAAACTGCACCATTAGTCGCTCATTAGGGCGCTCACGCAGGTGCAATAATTGGATTGAAAACATATGATATCTTGATTTATCCGGAATTAGTACGATGTAAAACCACCCCGTCAGCGTAGGAGCTCGGGGCGGGAAAAGAGATCGTATCGGGCTAAATCAAAAAGGTCTGCTGCAGGGCCAGCAACGAACGGCCGTAAGGAAGCGGTGGCGGATCGGGCCCGCGAATCGGCGCCGCCAATTCCAGCTCGCTACCTGAAAAGAGCGTGGGAGATGTAACGGGGCTGATTGCCGGACCAAGAATTACCGTAGAGAAATCAAGGTTCCACTCGGCAAAAAAATCGACGTCCAGCTGCGCAAAAACGGCTTCGGAATCGCCACAATCGTGACTCTTGCAAGTCTCTACGGCAGGACCCGCATCGTGGCTACAACAGCTAGCTTTCGCTTCGGCGTGGTGGTGGGGAGGGGTTTCCACCGCATCGTGGTGGCAGTCGTGTTGCACGGAAGTCACCGTCAGGTAAGCCTCGCCAACACAGGCGCAGTAGACCCGGTTCAGGGGAAGCCCTACGCTGACCAACAATAAGTAAGCGGTGAGAAAGGGAGCCAGCCTTTTAGCGAGATCGCGCAACTGCATACGGCAAAGGTAACGGTAGCCCGCGGTTAGCGGTTGACCGTTAACGCTTCATTCTCAAAGCCTTGATGCGCACCAGCCTACTTCAATAGGTAGGCGCTGACCTCCGTCTCAAGCGAGACCACAAGCACGCCGTCCGTAACCTTAGCCAGTGCGTGGGGTTTGGTGGGAGAACTGAAGATCAGATCGGCGGAAGTATACGCGCCCAGACCCTTCACCTTGATGCTGGTTTCGGATGGGACCGCAAAATTTGCCACCAATAAATACGCCCCCTCCCCGTCACTAGCCGTGCGCAGCCAGACCAGTGCGTCCGGACCCTGCCGGAGAATCTTCACCGGGCCGAGGTGCGCCAGGATACCGGCGGCAAACTGGTGCAGCTTAGTGAGGGCCACGAATAAATCGAGGTTGCCGCCCCAACGGAAAGGCCCACTCACGGCCTTATCCCCCCGCTCTTCCTGAAAGACGTAGAGTTTGGAATACACCTCATTGGGTGCTCGCTCGAAGTGGCGGTCCCGTTGCGCAAACCCCAGACTGTAGTAAAGCGATAGGCGGCCGAGGAACAAACCCGCAAACATCCGCGCCACTTCCCCGTGGTGATGGAAAGCATCGAAGCGCGGGTCGTCCTTATCGCCAGTGATGACCGTCCAGGCGGGCGTCACCTCCGTAGTGGCCGCTACGTCGAGATAGTGGTCCAGCCGC carries:
- a CDS encoding TonB-dependent receptor domain-containing protein, with amino-acid sequence MFSIQLLHLRERPNERLMVQFSLLLFLLFSPIWALAQVQGKVVDEDQYPLTGATVKWENGTGTTVDTEGTFSLDLVEGQDHFTISYLGFEPMTLTYDGSQTYYDVTLVEANTTLGDVTVTARDNGNSASVLKTRNVESITSKELRKAPCCSLAESFENSAVVDLTYGDPLTGRREIQMLGLRGNYTQLTLEKRPMLDGLASPYALALIPGPWVQGIQVGKGSGSLESGAQGMTGEINTELIKPVNGPKLFLNAFAGTQGRGEINVLSNHQIGENWYLGGAAHGSVTAPEHDFDGDDFRDMPIRETGVGLLRLFKNGGSNWEGQWNLLGVKDYHEGGQVDAAGPNPYRIIQDNRRLEAWGKTGFFGFKKAHQSLGTIYSASFHELNNRYGTRLHTGEQTSLYFNGLYQTRIVNDRHQLSTGGTIRSDAFNEQFGEQDFSRDETTVGAFGEYTYSWEEDRKGAPYRAFTLIAGLRVEEHNLGGTQISPRLNVKYNPSEQFAVRASAGRGWRSPNLLVDNLNWLPSSRQVAAGSSDTGAGANPGFVGLESAWNYGGNVTGHIDVNGRDMELVLDVYRTDFTDQIIVDADQDYRTLRLYQLDGQSRANSLLLSLNYEVLPLIDVKLAYKYNDVQQTYREGGLREVPLTPKHRYLATVGYDGARIKAHLNYQYVGEQRLIDFGPIPESVVITQPQRSPGFGLVTAQVTYVANSKTEIYFGGENLTNVQQSNAIIGADAPFTGDYFDATQVYQPIFGARGYVGIRYTVE
- a CDS encoding heavy-metal-associated domain-containing protein; protein product: MRLLPILVAVFAFIAMAAPPKKVVIQTSAVCEMCKTSIEKNLLAIEGVAKAELDLVTKKVKIKYDDKLVDVATLRQAIANTGYAADDVPARPKAVEGLANCCKPKDTAKKGCAKSCAKTCDKEG